In Diorhabda sublineata isolate icDioSubl1.1 chromosome 4, icDioSubl1.1, whole genome shotgun sequence, a single window of DNA contains:
- the LOC130442737 gene encoding deoxyuridine 5'-triphosphate nucleotidohydrolase-like, translated as MPIANGNKISLKYTKVVEEAYPPTKGSIKAAGYDLKSAYDVVVPARGKALVDTGLKIELPEGCYGRIAPRSGLAVKNFIDVGAGVVDEDYRGVLKVVLFNHSDKEFEVKSGDRIAQLICERIFYPELEEVKELTDTERGEGGFGSTGTQ; from the exons atgCCTATAGCAAACggtaataaaatttctttaaaatacaCTAAAGTAGTTGAGGAAGCTTATCCACCAACTAAAGGGTCTATAAAAGCCGCTGGGTATGATCTTAAAAGTGCTTACGACGTCGTTGTACCAGCCAGGGGCAAAGCCCTAGTAGACACTGGTTTAAAAATCGAATTACCTGAAGGTTGTTATGGAAGAATCGCTCCGAGATCGGGGTTAGCTGTTAAGAACTTCATAGATGTAGGGG CTGGAGTTGTAGATGAAGATTACAGGGGTGTTTTGaaagttgttttatttaatcattCAGATAAAGAGTTCGAAGTTAAAAGTGGCGATCGTATTGCTCAGTTGATTTGCGAGAGGATCTTCTACCCCGAGTTGGAGGAAGTTAAG GAATTAACTGACACCGAACGTGGGGAAGGTGGTTTTGGTTCAACGGGAACACAGTAA